The following are encoded together in the bacterium genome:
- a CDS encoding amidohydrolase, which translates to MEIIDVWTQYLSPTPPEKRSVAAENVFRNYGRLDWYHNGTDVAQMLDDMDRNGVRLACISGEPAHVREAVRRHPDRFIGEYHADPTNIMAAVRGLQEHVETYGFKVLRIEPFMWRKPPTDPCYYPLYAKCIELDVAFQTQVGHTGPLFPSETGRPIYIDQVALDFPELRIICGHIGWPWTEEMIAVAWKHANVYIDTSAHAPKHYPAEFVHFMKTFGKKKVLFATDYPLLPFDRVLAELDALELSDEVRTLFLRDNARRALKIG; encoded by the coding sequence ATGGAGATCATCGACGTGTGGACGCAGTACCTGTCGCCGACGCCGCCGGAGAAGCGCTCGGTGGCGGCGGAGAACGTGTTCCGCAACTACGGGCGGCTGGACTGGTACCACAACGGCACCGACGTGGCGCAGATGCTCGACGACATGGACCGCAATGGCGTGCGGCTCGCCTGCATCTCCGGCGAGCCGGCGCACGTGCGCGAGGCGGTGCGCCGCCACCCCGACCGCTTCATCGGCGAGTACCATGCCGATCCCACCAACATCATGGCGGCGGTGCGCGGCCTCCAGGAGCACGTCGAGACGTACGGCTTCAAGGTGCTGCGCATCGAGCCGTTCATGTGGCGCAAGCCGCCGACCGACCCCTGCTACTACCCGCTGTACGCCAAGTGCATCGAGCTCGACGTCGCCTTCCAGACCCAGGTCGGCCACACGGGGCCGCTCTTCCCGTCGGAAACCGGCCGCCCGATCTACATCGACCAGGTCGCGCTCGACTTCCCCGAGCTGCGGATCATCTGCGGCCACATCGGCTGGCCGTGGACCGAGGAGATGATCGCCGTCGCCTGGAAGCATGCCAACGTCTACATCGACACCTCGGCGCACGCCCCCAAGCACTACCCCGCCGAATTCGTCCACTTCATGAAGACGTTCGGCAAGAAGAAGGTGCTGTTCGCCACCGACTACCCGCTGCTGCCCTTCGACCGGGTGCTCGCCGAGCTCGACGCGCTCGAGCTCTCCGACGAGGTGCGGACGTTGTTCCTGCGCGACAACGCGCGCCGCGCGCTCAAGATCGGCTGA
- a CDS encoding enoyl-CoA hydratase/isomerase family protein has protein sequence MSFEAITYVLENQVAWITLNRPDARNAVNDAMREELLQVLTDARTNLDIRALVITGAGKGFCTGADLSRRGSGPQGPGAAREMLRTRSQRLIRAVWELEKPVIAAVNGVAAGLGAHLAFASDMVIAAAESKFIEIFVRRGIAIDACGAYLLPRLIGLAKAKELVFFGDDLAADEALRIGLVNRVVPGTQLLAAAREWAERLATGPTYAIGMSKRLLNRSLEVDMETALDDEAMAQSLVTQSEDTKEGMLSFMEKRPPKFTGR, from the coding sequence ATGTCGTTCGAAGCCATCACCTACGTCCTCGAGAACCAGGTCGCGTGGATCACCCTCAACCGGCCGGACGCGCGCAACGCGGTGAACGACGCGATGCGCGAGGAGCTGCTGCAGGTCCTGACCGATGCGCGCACCAATCTCGACATCCGCGCCCTCGTGATCACCGGCGCCGGCAAGGGATTCTGCACCGGCGCCGACCTCAGCCGCCGCGGCAGTGGGCCGCAGGGGCCGGGGGCGGCGCGCGAGATGCTGCGCACCCGCTCGCAGCGGCTGATCCGCGCCGTCTGGGAGCTGGAGAAGCCCGTGATCGCCGCGGTCAACGGCGTCGCCGCCGGCCTGGGGGCGCACCTGGCCTTCGCCTCCGACATGGTCATCGCCGCCGCGGAGTCCAAGTTCATCGAGATCTTCGTCCGCCGCGGCATCGCCATCGACGCCTGCGGTGCCTACCTGCTGCCGCGGCTGATCGGCCTGGCGAAGGCGAAGGAGCTGGTCTTCTTCGGCGACGACCTCGCGGCCGACGAGGCGCTGCGCATCGGCCTGGTGAATCGCGTCGTGCCCGGGACGCAGCTCCTGGCGGCGGCGCGCGAGTGGGCGGAGCGGCTGGCGACCGGTCCGACGTACGCGATTGGCATGTCGAAGCGGCTCCTCAACCGCTCGCTCGAGGTCGACATGGAGACGGCGCTCGACGACGAGGCAATGGCGCAGTCCCTGGTGACCCAGTCCGAGGACACCAAGGAAGGGATGCTGTCGTTCATGGAGAAGCGGCCACCGAAGTTCACCGGCCGCTGA
- a CDS encoding NUDIX domain-containing protein — protein sequence MPQEPAPAHPAATVVLIRDRPSGCEVLLVRRSAQLSFHGGAWVFPGGRLDPDDWIPGDDVLAAARRAAVREAREEAGLVLAPGDLVAISRWVTPVQLPKRFDTWFFAATGTDAPVAVDGGEIHDHAWMAPTEALAAQRAGEIELPPPTFVTITAIAAHRTAQSALAALGRGPLEVFEPRLFPIEGGAVTLYAGDAGYDDAELERPGSRHRLWMREDGWRYERA from the coding sequence ATGCCCCAGGAGCCAGCTCCCGCCCACCCCGCCGCCACCGTGGTGCTGATCCGCGACCGTCCCTCGGGGTGCGAGGTGCTGCTGGTCCGGCGCAGCGCGCAACTGTCGTTCCACGGCGGCGCCTGGGTGTTCCCAGGTGGGCGGCTCGACCCCGACGACTGGATTCCGGGCGACGATGTGCTCGCCGCCGCCCGGCGGGCCGCGGTGCGCGAAGCCCGCGAGGAAGCCGGGTTGGTGCTCGCCCCGGGGGATCTGGTGGCGATCTCGCGCTGGGTGACCCCGGTGCAGCTCCCGAAGCGCTTCGACACCTGGTTCTTTGCCGCCACCGGGACCGATGCGCCGGTCGCGGTCGATGGCGGCGAAATCCACGACCACGCCTGGATGGCGCCAACCGAGGCGCTGGCGGCCCAGCGCGCCGGCGAGATCGAGCTGCCCCCGCCGACCTTCGTGACCATCACGGCGATCGCGGCGCACCGCACCGCGCAATCGGCGCTGGCCGCGCTCGGCCGCGGTCCGCTCGAGGTCTTCGAGCCGCGCCTGTTCCCGATCGAGGGCGGTGCCGTCACCCTCTATGCCGGCGACGCCGGCTACGACGACGCCGAGCTCGAGCGCCCCGGGTCGCGCCATCGCCTGTGGATGCGCGAGGACGGCTGGCGCTACGAGCGCGCCTGA
- a CDS encoding AMP-binding protein yields MSINGPDTSAPPASVAAALRARAEDCADRIFLRADDRSWTFAAAHREACRYANLFLARRGDGPFHVGALMDNLPAFVFAELGCALAGATLVGLNPTRTGDALARDIEYADCQLVLTEARYADSLHGAIGARLPVLLADGPAPSLAAALASADDRDPGLEIAADALLMIVFTSGTTRAPKGVLNSQGRLMMLGWGACLQMCHATADDVIYCAMPLYHGNAQVLAFAPPLVSGASLALARRFSKSRFLADIRRYGATLFNYVGNPLAYIMETPAQPDDADNPLRLAYGNEAPRQYIAAFAERFGCEVIDGYGSSEVGVGFSRTADDPPRSLGRAPGVRIIGEDGRECPPARLGGDGRLLNPDEAVGEIVNTNGRFLFEGYYKDEQATADRTRGGWFRTGDLGYADADGYIYFAGRDAEWIRVGGENFLARPIEEALAQHPDVLLVSVYGVPDPEAGDQVMAAIVLRPGAHFDAAAFSRFLDAHRGLPPRWRPMFLRIASQLPMTATNKILKRTLRREKFLLDRVADPLYWRPRGAETFAPFTAADLQTLRTRFANAGYADRLEE; encoded by the coding sequence ATGTCGATCAACGGACCCGACACCAGCGCCCCGCCCGCTTCCGTCGCCGCCGCGCTGCGCGCCCGCGCCGAGGACTGCGCCGACCGCATCTTCCTTCGCGCCGACGACCGCTCGTGGACGTTCGCCGCCGCCCATCGCGAGGCCTGCCGCTACGCCAACCTCTTCCTCGCGCGACGCGGCGACGGCCCCTTTCACGTCGGCGCGCTGATGGACAACCTGCCGGCCTTCGTGTTCGCCGAGCTGGGGTGCGCCCTCGCCGGCGCGACGCTGGTCGGGCTCAACCCGACGCGCACCGGCGACGCCCTGGCGCGCGACATCGAGTATGCCGACTGCCAGCTCGTCCTCACCGAGGCGCGCTATGCCGACTCGCTGCACGGCGCCATCGGCGCCCGTCTGCCGGTGCTGCTCGCCGACGGCCCGGCGCCGTCGCTGGCGGCGGCTCTGGCGAGCGCCGACGACCGCGACCCCGGTCTCGAGATCGCCGCCGACGCGCTGCTGATGATCGTCTTCACCTCCGGCACCACGCGCGCCCCCAAAGGCGTGCTCAACAGCCAGGGTCGACTGATGATGCTGGGCTGGGGCGCGTGCCTGCAGATGTGCCACGCCACCGCCGACGACGTCATCTACTGCGCCATGCCGCTCTACCACGGCAACGCGCAGGTCCTCGCCTTCGCGCCGCCCCTGGTCAGCGGCGCCTCGCTGGCGCTGGCCCGGCGTTTCAGCAAGTCGCGCTTCCTCGCCGACATCCGCCGCTACGGCGCCACGCTGTTCAACTACGTCGGCAACCCGCTCGCCTACATCATGGAGACGCCCGCACAACCGGATGACGCCGACAACCCGCTGCGTCTAGCCTACGGCAACGAGGCCCCGCGCCAGTACATCGCCGCTTTCGCCGAGCGCTTCGGCTGCGAGGTGATCGACGGCTACGGCTCCAGCGAGGTCGGGGTCGGTTTCTCGCGCACCGCCGATGATCCGCCGCGCAGCCTGGGCCGCGCGCCGGGCGTGAGGATCATCGGCGAGGACGGCCGCGAGTGCCCGCCGGCTCGGCTCGGTGGCGATGGCCGGCTGCTCAATCCCGATGAGGCGGTCGGCGAAATCGTCAACACCAACGGCCGCTTCCTCTTCGAGGGCTACTACAAGGACGAGCAGGCGACCGCCGATCGTACCCGCGGCGGTTGGTTCCGCACCGGCGACCTCGGCTACGCCGACGCTGACGGCTACATCTACTTCGCCGGCCGCGACGCGGAATGGATCCGCGTCGGCGGCGAGAACTTCCTCGCCCGCCCGATCGAGGAGGCGCTGGCGCAACACCCGGACGTGCTGCTGGTCAGCGTCTACGGCGTGCCCGATCCGGAGGCCGGCGACCAGGTGATGGCCGCCATCGTCCTCCGTCCCGGCGCGCATTTCGATGCCGCCGCGTTCTCGCGCTTCCTCGACGCGCATCGCGGCCTGCCGCCGCGCTGGCGTCCGATGTTCCTGCGCATCGCGTCGCAGTTGCCGATGACCGCAACCAACAAGATTCTCAAACGGACGCTGCGGCGGGAGAAGTTCCTCCTCGATCGCGTCGCCGATCCGCTGTACTGGCGGCCGCGCGGCGCCGAGACGTTCGCGCCCTTCACCGCCGCCGACCTGCAGACCCTGCGCACCCGCTTCGCCAACGCCGGTTACGCCGATCGCCTGGAGGAGTGA
- a CDS encoding ABC transporter substrate-binding protein has translation MSTPHGLAFAPVKIGVLIDMDMGTKADFLATLCFALDEAHEQKIITRPVELVVEEAVGLPRLEARNAIDGYRRLVDAGVLATIGPLITDNSLALAPVINELGVPAVTWTGTDRYFGEYCFNLGNGGLAEEAALMATWIRRQGFKTVGMIHEISPGGVEYAGNFRWFAAREGVDILIEAYTTQVPDDLETTLRKIRDQRPDCLAYLGYGYPTILMAPMFPRLGWNPPRVMTTAFQFCYAKPEWMAALEGWHGVDQICEDNPRLAPMLQRFKARTGSTKDHTVIALSYDTARLLAEGIARANLLTPRGVKEGLEKVRMLPAVNGGPRTHMSLGPFDHKAYKGDWLLIRKIENGKTRFVELYEP, from the coding sequence ATGAGCACCCCGCACGGCCTCGCCTTCGCGCCGGTGAAGATCGGCGTCCTGATCGACATGGACATGGGCACCAAGGCCGACTTCCTGGCGACCCTGTGCTTCGCCTTGGACGAGGCCCACGAGCAGAAGATCATCACCCGCCCCGTCGAGCTGGTCGTCGAGGAGGCCGTCGGGCTGCCGCGCCTCGAGGCGAGAAATGCGATCGACGGCTATCGCCGTCTGGTCGACGCCGGCGTGTTGGCGACCATCGGCCCGCTCATCACCGACAACTCGCTGGCGCTCGCGCCGGTGATCAACGAGCTCGGCGTGCCGGCGGTCACCTGGACGGGCACCGATCGCTACTTCGGAGAGTACTGCTTCAACCTCGGCAACGGCGGCCTCGCCGAGGAGGCGGCGCTGATGGCGACCTGGATCCGCCGCCAGGGCTTCAAGACGGTGGGGATGATCCACGAGATCAGCCCCGGCGGCGTCGAGTACGCCGGCAATTTCCGCTGGTTCGCCGCCCGCGAGGGCGTCGACATCCTGATCGAGGCCTACACGACACAGGTGCCGGACGACCTCGAGACGACGCTGCGCAAGATCCGCGACCAGCGCCCCGATTGCCTCGCCTATCTCGGCTACGGCTACCCGACCATCCTCATGGCGCCGATGTTTCCGCGCCTCGGCTGGAACCCGCCGCGCGTCATGACCACCGCCTTCCAGTTCTGTTACGCCAAGCCGGAGTGGATGGCGGCGCTCGAGGGCTGGCACGGCGTCGACCAGATCTGCGAGGACAACCCGCGGCTGGCGCCGATGCTGCAGCGCTTCAAGGCCAGGACCGGCAGCACCAAGGATCACACGGTCATCGCGCTCAGCTATGACACCGCCCGCCTGCTCGCCGAGGGCATCGCCCGCGCCAACCTCCTCACCCCGCGCGGCGTGAAAGAGGGCCTCGAGAAGGTGCGCATGCTGCCCGCCGTCAACGGCGGCCCCCGCACCCACATGAGCCTCGGCCCCTTTGACCACAAGGCCTACAAGGGCGACTGGCTGCTGATCCGCAAGATCGAGAACGGCAAGACCCGCTTCGTGGAGCTCTATGAGCCCTGA
- a CDS encoding AMP-binding protein produces the protein MPLPTSLDFLALQRARRGPRGGLIHRDRHVAYGALHAEVQALATWLARRGLGARQHVGVMAGNSPAMVVASYAAWNVGAASVPIAVRSTAAEAARLLTHSRAAALICDPARVEVAREAGAAAGVPVFAIEATLPLRPRVARRAPAAAARASRAPRAQDLAVLAYTSGTTGAPKGVMIRHAHLQWAALACATARGDTQDGVGASISPLTHTPVFVSHLLCRILSGATTVLLEKFDLPTLLEQVERHGITDLPLIGGMTFEMVAMGDLPGGVRRTVRKVSVGGAPTPMTTKRALAELYDDAEIIEAYGQTESTDGVTMARGGTIFERPGTVGRPNPYVVVAVRRADGRLAAADEEGEIVVGGPTVMAGYYRDAAATAATLRDGWLHTGDRGRQDGDGYVFITGRMKDLIITGGENVSPIEVEEVLRAHPDVDDVAVIGTPHPKWGEQVTAIVVVRGGARLDAAAIADFAGQRLAGFKKPRRVEFVDALPRNAAKKVMTGVLREQFK, from the coding sequence ATGCCGCTCCCGACCTCGCTCGACTTCCTCGCCCTGCAGCGCGCCCGCCGCGGCCCGCGCGGGGGATTGATCCACCGCGATCGCCACGTCGCCTACGGCGCCCTGCACGCCGAGGTCCAGGCGCTGGCGACCTGGCTGGCGCGGCGCGGCCTCGGCGCGCGCCAACACGTCGGCGTCATGGCGGGCAACTCGCCGGCGATGGTCGTGGCATCGTACGCGGCCTGGAATGTCGGCGCCGCCAGTGTCCCGATCGCCGTGCGCTCCACCGCCGCGGAAGCGGCGCGGCTCCTGACCCACTCGCGCGCCGCGGCGCTGATCTGTGATCCGGCGCGGGTCGAAGTCGCCCGCGAGGCCGGCGCCGCCGCCGGCGTCCCGGTGTTCGCCATCGAGGCCACGTTGCCATTGCGGCCACGCGTCGCCCGCCGTGCCCCCGCGGCCGCGGCGCGCGCCAGCCGCGCCCCGCGGGCCCAGGACCTCGCCGTCCTCGCCTACACCTCCGGCACCACCGGCGCGCCGAAGGGCGTGATGATCCGCCATGCGCACCTGCAGTGGGCGGCGCTCGCCTGCGCCACCGCGCGCGGCGACACCCAGGACGGCGTCGGCGCCAGCATCAGCCCGCTCACCCACACGCCGGTCTTCGTCTCCCACCTGCTCTGCCGGATCCTGAGCGGCGCCACCACCGTGTTGCTGGAGAAGTTCGACCTGCCGACGCTGCTCGAGCAGGTCGAGCGCCACGGCATCACCGACCTGCCGCTGATCGGCGGCATGACCTTCGAAATGGTGGCGATGGGCGACCTCCCCGGCGGCGTGCGGCGCACCGTGCGCAAGGTCAGCGTCGGCGGCGCGCCGACGCCGATGACCACCAAACGCGCCCTCGCCGAGCTCTACGACGACGCCGAGATCATCGAGGCGTACGGCCAGACGGAATCCACGGACGGCGTGACCATGGCGCGCGGCGGCACCATCTTCGAGCGCCCGGGCACCGTCGGCCGCCCCAATCCGTACGTCGTCGTCGCCGTGCGCCGCGCCGATGGCCGCCTCGCCGCGGCCGACGAGGAGGGCGAGATCGTGGTCGGCGGACCGACCGTCATGGCGGGCTACTACCGCGACGCCGCCGCCACCGCCGCCACCCTGCGCGACGGGTGGCTGCACACCGGCGACCGCGGTCGTCAGGACGGCGACGGCTACGTCTTCATCACCGGCCGGATGAAGGACCTCATCATCACCGGCGGCGAGAACGTGTCGCCGATCGAGGTCGAGGAGGTGCTGCGCGCCCACCCGGACGTGGACGACGTCGCGGTGATCGGCACGCCGCACCCGAAATGGGGCGAACAGGTCACCGCCATCGTCGTCGTCCGCGGCGGCGCCCGCCTCGACGCCGCCGCCATCGCCGACTTCGCCGGTCAGCGCCTCGCCGGCTTCAAGAAGCCGCGCCGCGTCGAGTTCGTCGATGCGCTGCCCCGCAACGCCGCCAAGAAGGTGATGACCGGCGTCCTGCGCGAGCAGTTCAAATGA
- a CDS encoding enoyl-CoA hydratase/isomerase family protein, translated as MEHILYDVAEGIATITLNRPEQLNALLPEMNDHLPELVARAELDDAVRVIILTGNGRAFSAGADIKRMSEPGRLGRSALVGRQRTLHGAEVVEALLRREKPMLAAVNGVVAGMACSFVLACDFAIAADRARFIFSFVKVGFIPDSGCTYLLPRRVGLANAQRLCLTGEPIDAADALRLGLVSEVVPAADLAARARALATTIAGHSPNAVVQTRGLLERAADSDYQHATQAEALAQGILGETADHQEAVRAFVEKRPPAFTGK; from the coding sequence ATGGAGCACATTCTCTACGACGTCGCCGAGGGCATCGCGACGATCACCCTCAACCGCCCGGAGCAACTGAACGCGCTGCTTCCCGAGATGAACGACCACCTGCCCGAGCTGGTGGCGCGGGCGGAGCTCGACGACGCGGTGCGGGTGATCATCCTCACCGGCAACGGACGCGCCTTCTCGGCCGGCGCCGACATCAAGCGCATGAGCGAGCCGGGACGCCTCGGGCGCAGCGCGCTGGTCGGCCGGCAGCGAACCCTGCACGGCGCCGAGGTCGTCGAGGCGCTGCTGCGCCGCGAGAAGCCGATGCTGGCGGCGGTCAACGGCGTCGTCGCCGGCATGGCCTGCTCGTTCGTGCTCGCCTGCGACTTCGCGATCGCTGCCGACCGCGCGCGCTTCATCTTCAGCTTCGTCAAGGTCGGCTTCATCCCCGACTCCGGTTGCACCTATCTGCTGCCGCGCCGCGTCGGGCTCGCCAACGCGCAGCGGCTCTGCCTCACCGGCGAGCCGATCGACGCCGCCGACGCGCTCCGCCTCGGCCTGGTGAGCGAGGTGGTGCCCGCCGCGGATCTGGCGGCGCGAGCGCGGGCGCTGGCGACCACCATCGCCGGCCATTCGCCGAACGCGGTGGTGCAGACCCGCGGCCTGCTCGAACGCGCCGCCGACAGCGACTACCAGCATGCCACCCAGGCCGAGGCGCTGGCGCAGGGCATCCTCGGCGAGACCGCCGATCACCAGGAAGCCGTGCGCGCCTTCGTCGAGAAGCGGCCGCCGGCGTTCACCGGCAAGTGA
- a CDS encoding AMP-binding protein translates to METLGAFLDTVVAAAPDREVVAHAPADRVTARLSATQLRDASRAAARALVGLGVTKGTRVGFLCPNRLDWLPIAFGALRIGAVLTPLSTLWKRDEIAYALAHADVVTLIAVPRFLKHDYHARLLEIAPDLRDLGGRVLREPAVPNLRRVVLLDDGAAGLPRWRDLPADADDALLDAIEAAVSPTDLATIFFTSGTTAQAKAVVHAHGALTTSARRIADCLGVTPDDAWWGHMPLFWSGGFVLGALATLAGGGRVVLQEVVDPGSALTLLEAERCTIMAGWHQAAPLLEHPDFAQRRLALRKGTYHVQAARLMGPDNQTIGVYGMSETATCVTAARFDDPEPIRSGTFGRALPGMEIRIVDPETQRALPGGESGEILVRGSTMMEGYYRVPRDATFDGEGFFRTGDRGWLDEAGNLHFGGRIKDVIKTAGVNVAAAEVEDALARHPAVQSAHVVGVPDPVRGENIVALVVLRPGAPATADALRELCRAELASYKVPRHVFVVDADAVPRTGTGKVEKPALRRAAEALIAARGHP, encoded by the coding sequence ATGGAGACGCTCGGCGCCTTCCTCGATACCGTCGTCGCCGCCGCGCCCGATCGCGAGGTGGTGGCGCACGCGCCGGCCGACCGGGTCACCGCGCGGCTGTCGGCGACCCAACTGCGCGACGCCAGCCGCGCCGCGGCGCGCGCCCTGGTCGGCCTCGGCGTCACCAAGGGCACGCGCGTCGGATTCCTCTGCCCCAACCGGCTCGACTGGCTCCCCATCGCCTTCGGCGCGCTGCGCATCGGCGCGGTGCTGACGCCGCTGTCGACCCTGTGGAAGCGCGACGAGATCGCCTATGCGCTGGCGCACGCCGACGTCGTGACGCTGATCGCCGTGCCGCGCTTCCTCAAGCACGACTACCACGCGCGCCTGCTGGAGATCGCCCCGGACCTGCGCGACCTCGGCGGCCGGGTCCTGCGCGAACCCGCGGTGCCGAACCTGCGCCGCGTCGTCCTGCTCGACGACGGCGCCGCCGGCCTGCCGCGCTGGCGCGACCTGCCGGCCGATGCCGACGATGCGCTCCTCGACGCCATCGAGGCGGCGGTGTCGCCGACCGACCTGGCGACGATCTTCTTCACCTCCGGCACGACGGCGCAGGCGAAGGCCGTGGTCCATGCGCACGGCGCGCTCACCACCTCGGCACGACGCATCGCCGACTGTCTCGGCGTGACGCCCGACGACGCGTGGTGGGGCCACATGCCGCTCTTCTGGAGCGGCGGCTTCGTCCTCGGCGCGCTGGCGACGCTCGCCGGCGGCGGCCGCGTCGTGCTGCAGGAGGTCGTCGACCCCGGCAGCGCGCTGACCCTGCTCGAGGCCGAACGCTGCACCATCATGGCCGGCTGGCACCAGGCAGCGCCGCTGCTCGAGCATCCCGACTTCGCGCAGCGGCGGTTGGCGCTGCGCAAGGGGACCTACCACGTGCAGGCGGCGCGGCTGATGGGACCGGACAACCAGACGATCGGCGTCTACGGCATGTCGGAAACCGCCACCTGCGTCACCGCCGCCCGTTTCGACGATCCCGAACCGATCCGCAGCGGCACCTTCGGGCGCGCCCTGCCCGGCATGGAGATCCGCATCGTCGACCCCGAGACGCAGCGGGCGCTGCCAGGCGGCGAGAGCGGAGAGATCCTGGTCAGGGGCTCGACGATGATGGAGGGCTACTACCGGGTGCCGCGCGACGCGACCTTCGACGGCGAGGGTTTCTTCCGCACCGGCGATCGCGGCTGGCTCGACGAGGCCGGCAACCTCCACTTCGGCGGCCGCATCAAGGACGTGATCAAGACGGCCGGCGTCAACGTCGCCGCCGCCGAGGTCGAGGACGCCCTCGCCCGCCACCCGGCGGTGCAGAGCGCCCACGTCGTCGGCGTGCCCGACCCGGTGCGCGGTGAGAACATCGTCGCGCTGGTGGTGCTGCGCCCGGGCGCTCCCGCCACCGCCGACGCCCTGCGCGAGCTCTGCCGCGCCGAGCTCGCCAGCTACAAGGTGCCGCGCCACGTCTTCGTGGTCGACGCCGACGCCGTCCCGCGCACGGGCACCGGCAAGGTCGAGAAGCCCGCCCTCCGTCGCGCCGCCGAGGCCCTGATCGCCGCTCGCGGGCACCCCTGA
- a CDS encoding US12 family protein, whose translation MSQPYLGDDITRSTSVGVSSRSEFIARTYTHLLGAIAFFLAIEVWLFQSGAAETIARAMLGTSWLVVLGGFLIVSWLASSAAATSLSRPMQYVALGAYVVAQAIIFVPMLYIANAVAPGAIQSAGLLTALGFAGLTAVAFISRTDFSFLGALLKWAFIVALLAIVGSVLFGFQLGTWFSVAMVGLAGVAILRDTSNILLHFPDDRYVAAAMQLFASVALMFWYLIRLFMDRR comes from the coding sequence ATGAGCCAACCGTATCTCGGTGATGACATCACCCGTTCCACGTCCGTCGGCGTCAGCTCGCGCTCGGAGTTCATCGCCCGTACGTACACCCACCTGCTCGGTGCCATCGCGTTCTTCCTCGCCATCGAGGTCTGGCTGTTCCAGAGCGGCGCTGCCGAGACCATCGCCCGCGCCATGCTCGGCACCAGTTGGCTGGTCGTCCTCGGCGGTTTCCTGATCGTCAGTTGGCTCGCCAGCTCGGCGGCCGCGACATCGCTGTCCAGGCCGATGCAGTACGTGGCGCTCGGCGCCTACGTGGTCGCCCAGGCGATCATCTTCGTGCCGATGCTGTACATCGCCAACGCGGTGGCGCCGGGCGCCATCCAGAGCGCCGGCCTGCTCACCGCCCTCGGCTTCGCCGGGCTCACCGCCGTCGCCTTCATCAGCCGCACCGATTTCAGCTTCCTGGGCGCGCTGCTGAAGTGGGCCTTCATCGTCGCGCTGCTGGCGATCGTCGGCTCGGTGCTGTTCGGCTTCCAGCTCGGCACCTGGTTCTCGGTCGCCATGGTCGGCCTCGCCGGCGTCGCCATCCTGCGCGACACCTCGAACATCCTGCTCCACTTCCCCGACGACCGTTACGTCGCCGCCGCCATGCAGCTCTTCGCCTCGGTGGCGCTGATGTTCTGGTATCTGATCCGGTTGTTCATGGATCGCCGGTAG
- a CDS encoding universal stress protein, translating into MKNILAAVDFSPVSSAVIEQATALSQAFGAALWMLHVAAPDPDFVGYEPGPQSVRRSVAAGLHDDHRRLQEESAAVRQRGVDCTALLVQGTTPDTIVREADRLGVDLVVLGSHGHGAIRRALLGSVSEHVLHHARRPLLIVPAPRA; encoded by the coding sequence ATGAAGAACATCCTCGCCGCCGTCGATTTCTCTCCGGTGTCCAGCGCCGTCATCGAACAGGCCACGGCGCTGTCGCAGGCATTCGGTGCCGCGCTCTGGATGCTGCACGTGGCGGCTCCCGATCCCGATTTCGTCGGCTACGAGCCGGGACCGCAGAGCGTGCGACGCTCGGTGGCAGCCGGGTTGCACGACGATCATCGCCGGCTGCAGGAGGAGTCGGCGGCGGTGCGCCAGCGCGGCGTCGACTGCACCGCGTTGCTGGTGCAGGGAACGACGCCCGACACCATCGTGCGCGAGGCCGATCGGCTGGGCGTCGATCTCGTCGTCCTCGGCTCGCACGGCCACGGCGCGATCCGTCGCGCCCTCCTCGGCAGCGTCAGCGAGCACGTGCTGCATCACGCCCGCCGCCCGCTCCTGATCGTGCCGGCGCCGCGCGCCTGA